In a single window of the Anaerolineae bacterium genome:
- the ltaE gene encoding low-specificity L-threonine aldolase: protein MRLVDLRSDTITKPTPAMRRAMAEAEVGDDVFGEDPTVNRLEEIAAERLGKEAGLFVASGTMGNLVSLLAQCGRGDEVILGDQAHTFYYEQGGIAALGGIHPRPLPNQPDGTLDLDQIEAAIRPDNVHFPRTRLIALENTHNRCFGSPLSVEYMRAVGALARRYGLRVHVDGARLFNAAIALGVEARELVADADSVTFCLSKGLAAPVGSVVCGTRAFIAEARRARKVLGGGMRQAGVLAAAGIVALMEMVDRLAEDHANARRLAEGLADMEGISIEVDRVKTNILYFTVTNGMSALELTRRLEAEGVRVLPTGPRQLRAVTNYHVTAEDIEYVLGVFRRALVREI from the coding sequence ATGCGCCTCGTGGATTTGCGATCTGATACCATTACAAAGCCCACCCCCGCTATGCGCCGAGCGATGGCCGAAGCCGAGGTAGGTGACGATGTTTTTGGAGAAGACCCCACCGTAAACCGGCTAGAAGAGATAGCCGCTGAACGGTTGGGGAAAGAGGCCGGCCTGTTCGTCGCCAGCGGGACGATGGGAAATCTAGTTAGCCTGCTGGCACAATGCGGCCGCGGCGACGAGGTGATCCTTGGCGATCAAGCCCACACGTTCTACTACGAGCAGGGGGGGATCGCTGCGCTGGGTGGCATCCACCCGCGGCCGCTCCCTAATCAGCCCGATGGTACGCTCGACCTGGACCAGATCGAGGCGGCGATCCGTCCAGACAACGTCCATTTCCCGCGCACGCGGCTTATCGCCCTGGAAAACACCCACAATCGCTGTTTCGGCAGCCCTTTGAGCGTGGAGTACATGCGAGCAGTGGGTGCCCTAGCTCGCCGGTATGGCCTAAGGGTGCACGTGGATGGTGCCCGGCTCTTCAACGCAGCCATCGCCTTAGGAGTCGAAGCGCGCGAGCTGGTGGCTGACGCCGACTCGGTCACCTTTTGCCTGAGCAAAGGACTAGCTGCGCCGGTAGGATCCGTTGTGTGCGGTACGCGCGCATTCATTGCCGAAGCGCGACGGGCGCGCAAGGTGTTGGGAGGGGGAATGCGTCAAGCGGGAGTGTTGGCGGCCGCCGGCATCGTTGCGCTGATGGAAATGGTGGACCGATTGGCTGAGGATCACGCCAACGCGCGCCGGCTGGCGGAAGGGCTGGCCGACATGGAAGGCATCTCTATCGAAGTGGATCGAGTGAAGACGAACATCCTCTACTTCACCGTGACCAATGGCATGAGCGCATTAGAGCTGACGAGACGGCTCGAGGCCGAAGGCGTGCGAGTGCTGCCGACGGGGCCGCGCCAGTTACGGGCGGTAACCAATTACCATGTGACTGCGGAGGACATTGAGTACGTCTTGGGGGTGTTTCGACGTGCCTTGGTGCGCGAGATTTGA
- a CDS encoding Clp1/GlmU family protein encodes MPEPLTIPESWRQAAATILRDDHPLRVMVVGVPDAGKSSFCAFLAEVLREAGRSVGVVDADVGQSSLGIPGTIAAGLVTQPVTRLSDVPFQMGYFVGDVSPAGHMLACLVGCRLLCDRLRARGAQAVIVDTSGLVLGPAGHELKLRKAELLRPNYIVLIQRGSELASLAQVWRCRRFLTLIELPSSSAAQPRSPMERRARRARRFRAYFSSARAIALDLNQVQLLGTRLAWGQSLTVEARERLMRVLGQEVFHLQAESEGWTAIVSGWVPHAQATQAAQQLGTPALWCIPVQRLMGLLCGLHDENGYLIDVGLLQSLDLDEHRAIVLAPRAEPSQVCTLELGRVRLEPDGTELERLRPGDL; translated from the coding sequence ATGCCTGAGCCGCTCACGATCCCCGAAAGCTGGCGACAAGCCGCTGCTACTATCCTGCGGGATGATCACCCTCTGCGCGTGATGGTGGTCGGCGTGCCGGATGCAGGGAAGAGCAGCTTTTGCGCCTTCTTGGCCGAGGTCTTGCGCGAGGCCGGCCGCAGCGTCGGCGTCGTGGATGCGGATGTAGGTCAATCCAGCCTAGGCATCCCCGGCACGATCGCCGCAGGCCTGGTCACCCAGCCAGTGACACGGCTAAGCGACGTGCCCTTTCAGATGGGATACTTCGTGGGCGATGTCTCGCCCGCTGGACACATGCTAGCCTGTTTGGTAGGCTGCCGTCTGCTTTGCGATCGCTTACGCGCCCGTGGCGCGCAGGCGGTTATCGTGGACACCAGTGGACTCGTGCTAGGGCCAGCTGGCCATGAGCTGAAGCTGCGCAAAGCCGAACTTTTGCGCCCCAATTATATCGTCCTCATCCAACGCGGAAGCGAGCTCGCTAGCCTGGCCCAGGTCTGGCGTTGCCGGCGCTTCCTGACCCTGATCGAGCTCCCCTCTTCATCGGCAGCCCAGCCCCGCTCGCCGATGGAGCGAAGGGCGCGACGAGCTAGGCGATTTCGAGCCTACTTCAGCTCCGCGCGCGCTATTGCGCTTGACCTGAATCAGGTACAACTGCTGGGAACGCGCTTGGCGTGGGGTCAATCCCTGACGGTCGAAGCTCGAGAGCGGCTGATGCGGGTCCTAGGGCAGGAGGTTTTCCATCTGCAGGCGGAAAGCGAGGGGTGGACGGCGATCGTCTCCGGCTGGGTGCCCCACGCTCAGGCGACACAGGCTGCTCAGCAGCTAGGGACGCCGGCTTTGTGGTGCATCCCTGTCCAAAGGCTGATGGGACTGTTATGCGGGCTGCATGACGAAAACGGATATCTGATAGACGTCGGACTGTTGCAGAGCCTGGACTTGGATGAGCATCGGGCGATCGTGCTGGCCCCACGCGCCGAGCCATCTCAGGTGTGCACGCTCGAGCTGGGACGAGTCCGCCTCGAGCCAGATGGCACTGAGCTGGAACGGCTGCGGCCAGGGGACTTGTAA
- a CDS encoding carbon-nitrogen hydrolase family protein, with protein sequence MREVTVAIVQMAPALGEVETNLARMAEYIERICLEQPTDLIVFPELVATGYELGPRVTELAERVPGHVVSWLSKSAAEFNVHIAFGLVIKERVESVLYNGVVLLEPGGALVGDYRKVHLKGEERLAFRPGYRYPVFDLVFGRVGLLIGWDLAFPEAMRSLVLDGAELVCVSAAWEATRADEWRAYCFSRACENAVYVAAASRVGEEPSYQFLGESMLVGPRGELYTVIDGKVEGYGIAKIDLDDVRAAREEFQIIQCRQPQTYRNLVRKY encoded by the coding sequence ATGCGTGAAGTGACCGTGGCGATCGTGCAGATGGCCCCAGCCCTGGGCGAGGTGGAGACAAACCTGGCCCGTATGGCCGAGTACATCGAGCGCATCTGCCTGGAGCAGCCTACCGACCTCATCGTGTTTCCCGAGTTAGTCGCCACCGGCTACGAGCTCGGCCCGCGTGTCACCGAGCTGGCAGAACGGGTGCCGGGACATGTGGTGAGTTGGCTGTCCAAGTCCGCTGCTGAGTTCAACGTCCACATCGCCTTTGGCCTGGTCATCAAAGAGCGGGTAGAGAGCGTGCTCTACAACGGCGTCGTGCTGTTGGAGCCGGGGGGAGCGCTGGTAGGGGATTACCGCAAAGTCCACCTGAAAGGAGAGGAACGGCTGGCCTTTCGCCCTGGCTATCGCTATCCCGTGTTCGACCTCGTGTTCGGCCGCGTCGGGCTGCTCATCGGGTGGGACTTGGCCTTTCCAGAGGCCATGCGCAGCCTGGTATTGGACGGGGCTGAGCTCGTCTGCGTAAGCGCGGCCTGGGAGGCCACCCGCGCCGACGAGTGGCGAGCCTATTGCTTCAGCCGGGCATGTGAGAACGCAGTGTACGTGGCGGCCGCCAGCCGGGTAGGTGAGGAGCCCAGCTATCAGTTCCTAGGCGAGAGCATGTTGGTAGGACCGCGCGGCGAACTGTACACTGTCATAGATGGGAAGGTTGAAGGATACGGGATCGCCAAGATTGACCTAGATGACGTGCGCGCGGCCCGCGAGGAATTCCAGATCATCCAGTGTCGTCAGCCGCAAACATATCGCAACCTGGTGAGGAAATACTGA